From the genome of Notolabrus celidotus isolate fNotCel1 chromosome 5, fNotCel1.pri, whole genome shotgun sequence, one region includes:
- the LOC117813217 gene encoding transgelin-like, protein MSNQAAGYGFSREVQSKIDKKYDPELEEKLVEWIKAQCGPGVGQPEPGKAGFQTWLKDGCVLSEHINSLYLSSKPIRSIKSSGMAFKQMEQISLFLKAAESYGVTKSDLFQTVDLFEGKDLAAVQRTLLAVGNLAVTKDDGTYKGDPTWFNKKAQENRREFSEEQLNQGKSVISLQMGTNTGASQAGMTGYGQSRQIFNP, encoded by the exons ATGTCAAACCAAGCCGCTGGCTATGGTTTCAGCCGCGAGGTGCAGAGTAAGATTGATAAGAAATACGACCCAGAGTTGGAGGAAAAGCTGGTGGAGTGGATCAAGGCTCAGTGTGGCCCTGGCGTCGGCCAGCCGGAGCCGGGCAAGGCCGGCTTCCAAACCTGGCTCAAGGATGGATGT gTGCTGTCAGAGCACATCAACAGCCTGTATTTAAGCAGCAAGCCAATCAGAAGCATTAAGAGCTCTGGCATGGCGTTTAAGCAGATGGAGCAGATATCCCTGTTcctgaaagcagcagaaagCTATGGAGTCACCAAAAGCGACTTGTTTCAGACTGTGGACCTGTTTGAAG GCAAAGACTTGGCTGCTGTCCAGAGGACCCTGTTGGCTGTGGGTAACTTGGCTGTCACAAAGGATGATGGCACTTACAAAGGAGACCCCACCTGGTTCAATAA GAAAGCTCAGGAGAACAGAAGAGAGTTCTCAGAGGAGCAGCTGAACCAAGGCAAAAGTGTCATCAGTCTGCAAATGGGCACAAACACAGGAGCATCTCAAGCTGGAATGACCGGGTATGGTCAATCGCGACAGATCTTCAACCCCTGA